Within the Mumia flava genome, the region GACGATCGAGAAGTACGGGAGGTTCGGGCACGAGAGGGCGACCTTGTCGCCGTGGCCGATACCGCGGGAGGCGAGCAGGTTCGCGACCTGGTTCGCGGCGGCGTTCACCTGCGGGTACGACAGCCGCGTGTCGCCGAACACGATCGCGGTGCGGTCGGGGTAGGAAGCGGTCGAGTTCTCGAGAAGGGAGGCCAGGTTGCTCACGGCGTGCTCCTGATTGTCATGTCCTGTGGAAGTGAGGCTACTCACAGCGGGACCTCACGCAGAACCCTACTGGCGAGTACGGAACCAGGGTGACACAGCGCACGTGAGCGTTTGCTCACCGGGGTCGGTCCGCGACGGCGGCTCCGGAAGGCCCCCGTCAGCAGCCGTCGCGCATCAGGCCCGGACGGCTCCCGCTCGTCACCTGGATCAGCGTGATCCGCGACGCGGCGCCGATCGCGTCAGGTCCGGCCTCGAAGCCGAAGCCCACCCAGTCGTCGCCGTCGGAGACCATGAACCCGACGTTGCCGTAGTCCAGCGTGATCGGCCCCGACAGGTCCGGGCCGTACGCATCGCGCAGGCTGCGCAGCGTGTCGCCGACGGTGATGCCGTTCGGTGTCTCGACGCGGGGGCCGAGCATCCCGACGTCGGTCACGACTCCCTGGTAGGTGTAGAGGTCGAGGTCCTCCCGGAGATCGCCCGTCCACCGGTAGTAGCGCTGACCGCAGATGCGCTCGCGCTCTCGATCGCGTTCGACGTAGCCGGTCTCGACGGCGTCGGCGACGGACATCCCGGCCCGTACGGGCCCGATCGCACCGGGGACGACGTAGCCCGGTACGGCGGTGGCCACCGTCGGGGCAGGGGCCGACGACGGGGAAGGCTCGGCCGGGCCCTGACCGGCGAGCGCGCGACCGTCGTTCACGTCGACGGCCACGAACCCGAGCGCGCCGCCGGCGACGATGCTCAGCGACACCAGCAGGGCGGCGATGGTGCGGCGCATGATTCCTCCTCGGCCGCCCCGGTGGCGACTCTCACCTGTTCCGATGCACCGGCCACACGAAAGGTTGTCATCGGGTTCCGTCGGCGTCGACCAGCCTGCCACGGACGAAGCGGCGGGCGGTGTGGATCCGCGCCTTGACCGTGCCGAGCGGCGCCCCGGTCGTCACGGCGATGTCGGAGTACGCCAGGCCGGCGACGTCACGGAGCAGGAACGCCTCGACCGTCTCGGGGTGCGTGGCCTCGAGGGCGTCGATCGCGTCCATCAGATCGACCCGGCTGCCCGCGATGATGCTGACCCGGCGCGGGTCCGGAGCCTCCGGCAGCTCGGCCAGACCGGTCTCGGCGAACCGTCGCCGCAGACTCCGATAGGTCATCCGGGCCTGGTTCGTCGCGATCGCGGAGACCCATCCCGCGAACGAACCACGTCCGGCGTAGTCTCCGATCCGCTCGGCCACGGTCAGCAGCGCCTCCTGCGCGGCCTCCTCCGCGTCCTGCCGGTACGGGAGCACGCGGGCACAGCGGCGCAGCACCATCGGCCGGATCGTACGGAGCAGGGCGTCGAGCGCCACCGGGTCCCCGGAGCGCGCCGCGGCCAGCGTCCCGTCCTCGACCTCCACGAAGCCTCCGTCGATACTGTCCTGCGTGAGACACCTCGGTCGTTACCGCCTCGACGCGGTCGAAGGCGTGGGCGCGTTCGCGACCGTCTGGCGCGGTTACGATACCGATCTCGAGGTGCAGGTCGCGGTCAAGGTGCTGGCCGACAACTGGGTCCACCACACCGACGTCCGCGAGCGGTTCCTCGCCGAGGCGCGCCTGCTGCGTCGGATCGACGACCCCCGGGTGGTGCGGGTCCACGACGTCGGGATCGCCGACGACCGACCGTACTTCGTGATGGACTTCCTCCCCGGCGGGACCCTGGCCGACGTGATCGCCACCGGAGTCGGCCGCGAGCGCGCGCTCGCTCTCGCCGCGGAGTCGGCGCGGGCCGTCCAGGTCCTGCACGACGCGGGCGTCCTGCACCGCGACGTCAAGCCGTCGAACCTCCTGCTCGACGCCGACGGTCAGGTGGTCGTCAGTGACCTCGGCAGCGCCAAGCGGCTCGCGGAGGCCAGCGGCATCACGGTCACGACCGGCACCCCCGCGTACATGGCTCCCGAGCAGGCCTTCGGCCAGCCGCTCGACGCCCGCTGCGACGTCCACGCGCTCGGCGTCCTCGCCTACGAGCTCGTCGCCGGGCGCCTGCCCTTCGACGGGCCGGTCGGGCGCAGCCCGTCGGACCGCCCGGACCCCACCGAGGCCGGCGCGGGCGTCGACCGGGTTCTCGCCGCGGCGACCGCGGTCCGGCCGTCGGACCGCCCGGAGTCACCCGGCCGGCTCGCCGAGGCGATCGAGACCGTCGACGACACACCACCGGTACGGACCGTCGCGCCGAGCCTGGTCGTGCTGATGATGGTGGCGGGGTTCGTGGCCGCGGCGGCCGGCGTGTGGTGGCTCGGGGCGTGAGCGGCACCGTCCGTGCTCGGGAGGCCTACCGGCGGAACGTCTCCCCGGTCAGCGTCTCGTACGCCTCGACGTAACGGGCGCGGGTCCGCTCGACGATCTCGCCGGGCAGCCGGGGCGGCGGTGTGTCGGAGGCACGGTCCCACCCGGACGCGGGCGAGGTCAGCCAGTCGCGCACGAACTGCTTGTCGTACGACGTCTGCGCCCGGCCCGGCTCCCACGCGTCGGCGGGCCAGAAGCGCGACGAGTCCGGGGTGAGCAGCTCGTCGGCGAGCACCAGCGTGCCGTCGCCGCGCAACCCGACCTCGATCTTCGTGTCGGCGACGATGATCCCCCGCTCGCGGGCGAGCGCCTCGCCCCGTGCGTACACCTCGAGCGTGAGGTCGCGCAGCCGCGCTGCGAGCTCGGATCCGACCGCGTCGGCGACCTGCTCGTAGCTGATCGGCTCGTCGTGGCCGCCGTACTCGGCCTTCGTGCTCGGCGTGAAGATCGGCTCGGGCAGCTTCGAGCCGTCGGTCAGGCCGGGCGGGAGCGCGATCCCGGACACGACGCCGCTCGCGCGGTAGTCGGCCAGGCCGGACCCGGTCAGGTAGCCGCGGGCGATGCACTCGACCGTGACCATGTCGAGCCGCTCCACCTCGATCCCGCGGCCCGCGACGACGTCGGGGACGTCGGTCGAGACCACGTGGTTGGGGGCGACGTCGGCGAGCTGGTCGAACCACCACAGCGACATCCGGGTGAGGATCTCGCCCTTGTCCGGGATCGGCGGCTCGAGCGCGTGGTCGTACGCCGAGATCCGGTCCGAGGCGACCATCAGCAGGTGGCCGTTCGGGAGGTCGTACAGGTCGCGGACCTTGCCGGAGTAGACGTGGGTGGCTCCGGGGACGTCGTACGGTGCACTCACGCGGGCCAGCCTAGGCGAGACCGTTCTCGATCGGGCTCGTCCCTCGCCCGCCTCGAACACCGGAACCCGCTGACGACGCGAGACCGTTCTCGATCGGGCTCGTCCCTCGCCCGCCTCGAACACCGGACCCCGCTGGTCGAGGCGGAGCGCAGCGCGCCCCCGCCGCTGGTCGAGGCGGAGAAGAGCGCGGCCCACCGCTGGTCGAGGCGGAGCGCAGCGACGATCGAGACCTACCCCACGCACCCGTACAGCGTGCGCAGGTAGCCGGCGCCACGCTTCGAGCCGAGCATCGCGTTGCTCATCCGGTTCATCACGTAGGTCGCCGTCATCGACCGGTCGAGGTCGTTGATGACGTACGACCCGCCCCAGCCGCCCCAGTGGCAGACCCGGCCGGTTGGGAGGTACGGCTGGGTGGCGCGGTCGACGAGCGCGTAGCCGATCCCCCAGCGCAGGGGCGCCCCGACGACGAGGTCGAGGCCGCTCGCCTGCTCCTCGAAGATCAGGTCGATCGTGTCCTGGCCGAGCAGCTTGTGCCCGCCGGCCCTGCCGCCGTGACTCACCGCGCACTGGATCGCGGCGAGGCCGCGGGCGTGGCTGTGCCCGTTCGCTCCGCCGATCTCCGCGTCGCGCCAGCCGTCGGTGAGCACCACGCTCGCGTGCAGCGGCGGGCCGCCGAGCGTCTTCATCGCCAGCGGCCCCGGGGTCACGCCGGGCGGGAGCTCGACGCCGGTCGGCGGGATGTTCGGGCTGCACCGGTCGTACGCCGTGCGAGGCAGCCCGATCGTGAAGTCGGCTCCGAGGGGTTTCGCGATCTCTTCGGCCACGAAGTC harbors:
- a CDS encoding RNA polymerase sigma factor, translating into MEVEDGTLAAARSGDPVALDALLRTIRPMVLRRCARVLPYRQDAEEAAQEALLTVAERIGDYAGRGSFAGWVSAIATNQARMTYRSLRRRFAETGLAELPEAPDPRRVSIIAGSRVDLMDAIDALEATHPETVEAFLLRDVAGLAYSDIAVTTGAPLGTVKARIHTARRFVRGRLVDADGTR
- a CDS encoding serine/threonine-protein kinase, whose product is MRHLGRYRLDAVEGVGAFATVWRGYDTDLEVQVAVKVLADNWVHHTDVRERFLAEARLLRRIDDPRVVRVHDVGIADDRPYFVMDFLPGGTLADVIATGVGRERALALAAESARAVQVLHDAGVLHRDVKPSNLLLDADGQVVVSDLGSAKRLAEASGITVTTGTPAYMAPEQAFGQPLDARCDVHALGVLAYELVAGRLPFDGPVGRSPSDRPDPTEAGAGVDRVLAAATAVRPSDRPESPGRLAEAIETVDDTPPVRTVAPSLVVLMMVAGFVAAAAGVWWLGA
- a CDS encoding phosphoribosylaminoimidazolesuccinocarboxamide synthase; this translates as MARVSAPYDVPGATHVYSGKVRDLYDLPNGHLLMVASDRISAYDHALEPPIPDKGEILTRMSLWWFDQLADVAPNHVVSTDVPDVVAGRGIEVERLDMVTVECIARGYLTGSGLADYRASGVVSGIALPPGLTDGSKLPEPIFTPSTKAEYGGHDEPISYEQVADAVGSELAARLRDLTLEVYARGEALARERGIIVADTKIEVGLRGDGTLVLADELLTPDSSRFWPADAWEPGRAQTSYDKQFVRDWLTSPASGWDRASDTPPPRLPGEIVERTRARYVEAYETLTGETFRR
- a CDS encoding EstA family serine hydrolase, coding for MAEVHGTYDDRFAPLVDELRVRLDAGDEVGASMAVVHEGRTVVDVWGGHADAERTRPWEADTITNVWSSTKTVTALAALMLHDRGLIDVHEKVAAYWPEFAAHGKADVEVRHLLSHTSGVSGMDQPCTVEDLYDPVVAAARYASQAPWWEPGTASGYHAINYGHLIGEVVRRVTGQSLTDFVAEEIAKPLGADFTIGLPRTAYDRCSPNIPPTGVELPPGVTPGPLAMKTLGGPPLHASVVLTDGWRDAEIGGANGHSHARGLAAIQCAVSHGGRAGGHKLLGQDTIDLIFEEQASGLDLVVGAPLRWGIGYALVDRATQPYLPTGRVCHWGGWGGSYVINDLDRSMTATYVMNRMSNAMLGSKRGAGYLRTLYGCVG